CAGCTATCAAAAATTATTAATAATTAATAATACAATATGTATAATATACCTATAATATTTTAATATATTATATATAAAATAAAGAAGTTTAAATTAAATTTATTTTTTTCGGAACTATTTAGTGAAAAGTTATAGTGAAATTAAAGATTTATCACAATATATAAAAGCTTCATTTTATTTCTGGTTAATTCTGGCAGGTTTTGTTGTACATGTAACATTTGAATTTATTTTCATATACAGTGGAAATAAGCTGATGATGTTTTATAATATAGTAAGTATAACTGTTTTTGGTGGGGCTTTAAAATTTTTACACAAACATCAGAAGATAGCCCTGCTCGCTTGCTGCATAGAAGCGACTATATTTTTAACAATTGCTACTATAAACCTTGGCTGGTCCGCAGGCTTTCAAGCATGGTTTGTTCCATTTATCTTTCTTTCTATAACAGTTCCATTTAAAAAACGCGGCATATTTTATGCTCTAGGAATTATTCAATCAATAATATACATATATCTATATTTTTCAACTAATCTAAAAATTTCAATATTTCAAATAAATTCAATCGATGATTTCCTAACAAGATTTAATATAATTGTCGCATTTATGCTTATATTTTTTATAGAACGAGTACTTCAAATTTCAAAGGCGATGGAAGTAATTTTCCTGCAAAAAGAAATTCATGAGATAGAAAATATTGCCAACATAGACGAACTGACTGGACTTATAACCAGACGTCAAATGAATGACATTTTAAACAAGATAGATATGTCGCTTAAAAAGGACAGTGGTAATTTTTACTTGATTTTTGGAGATATTGATCATTTTAAAGTCGTAAATGATACTTATGGGCACAAATGCGGAGATGTAGCTTTAGCTGAAATTTCTGCAATATTAAAAAATGAATGCAGAAGCAACGATATAGTTTCTCGCTGGGGAGGAGAAGAATTTTTGATCCTTCTTCAAAGCAATAGAGTTGGAGAGAAGCTAAACAAAAATAAAGTTGAAAAAATTTTAAATCGCATTCGAAAAAAAGTGGAAGAGAAAGTTATAGAATATAATGATATAAAATTTTCCGTAACTATTACTTTTGGTGGTGTTTGTTCTGCGAATTTTAGCAATATACCAAATATGATCCAAGCAGCTGACAAGCAAATGTATATAGGCAAAAAAAACGGAAGAAATCAAGTTGTAATAAAATAATAAAGAGCATCATTGCAATAGTTAAAAATTTAAATTCTTAAGCAATTATTAATATTGCAATAAAATGTTTATAAACTTTTTTACCTTTAAAATTTTAAATATTTTATTCTAATTAATTTGATAAATAAAAATTTCATCCAAAAATATAAAATTAAGTATTTTTTAAATTATTATTTAAATATTTTGTTTTATAATAAGTATTATTAAAATTAAACGGAGTAACAAATGACCATCACTTTAAAAAATGTTAATTATGATACGTTGAATGCTATCAAAGCTTTTTTAGCCTTCAATAAAGACGTTAAAATTTATGAAGAGAATGAAGCAAAAGAAGAAGCATCAAATACCCTTAAGGAAATTGAAGAGAATAAATTTCACTCACCAATCCTCTCTCATAAATAAGACAAACAATATCCACAATATATTTTCGATTAAAAATTCCATTGATGTGTTTATTTTTTAATAGCGCTCTTTGGAATTTATGTTTTTAAAAATTTAGATAACAGTAATTTAAGCCATTATAACTATAAAATAGCTTTTCAAATGATAGGCATTTTGTTTCGCATATATATCGCGTTAAAGTTCATCGATATAAAAATTTGGCTCTGTTAAAATATTTCATTACAACTGTCTTATAATAGATTTAATATAAAAGTGTGTCGCTAAGAGTATAAAGCGTAGCGACACAAATTCGACACACTTTTTTTCGGAATAGAGTAGAATCAATAAGAAATTTAAAGAAAAAATAAGAAAAATTTAAGCAAAAATAGATCAAAAATCAAAGAAAAATAGTTGATTATAAGCTCGTATTTAAGGCTTTTTAGGAACTTTTTAGAAAGAAAAAGAATAAAATGGAAAAATAAAGAAAAAAATGGAACTGAAAGGAAATGGCTCCGAATGCTGGATTCAAAAATATATAATTCTTAAATACCCCAAAATACTCTATAAATCCATAAAATACGCTATTTAATAGCTTAAGCATATTCTAAGTTACACTAGAATATCATGCATTTTTACAAATTTTGGGAACAAATAGGGAACAAATTTAGGGGGTATTATGGCAGGAAAACTTAAAAATTACAACTCGTCGTTCGGGGTAAATAAATACCCCGGAATTTTCTTTAATAATCTAGCTAACGGCGACGTGGTTTTTTATATGAGAGTTACATTTGAGGGTAAAAAGGCAAACGTCAAAATCGGATCGAAATCCGAAGGCGTAAATATAACCTACGCGTATAACAAAAAGAAAGAATTCGACGCCAAACAAATAAACGGAGAGCTTCCCGATAGCATATCTAAAAAAATAGTAGCCAAAAACAACAAAAACTCGCTTAAATTTGATGAGATCGCAGATGCCTTTTTCAGCTATAAACTAGAAAAAGAACCGAGCAACGCCGTCAACATAAAAGAGCAAAGGCGAGATTACGAAATTTACCATAAGGATAAGTTAGGGGGTCTAACTACGACGCAGATAACACCCGAGATGATAAATGAGCATCATAAAGACATTTCTCAAATCATCTCCCCTAAAACCAAACGTAAATTATCGCAATCTCGCATCAATGCCATAATGGGTATAGTTAGGACGATTTTTAATCACGCCATAAAAGTAGGCCTCATTAATCACATTAGCCCATACAAGATAGAACTAAAAAAACCGAATAACAAACGAGAGAGATTTTTAGAGCTTATAGAGATAGAGCTTTTGCGCAAAGAAGTAGCAAGTAAAGAAGACTTTGCGTTAGAGCTATTCGTGGAGCTGGCTTTATGCACAGGAGCTAGGTTGGAGGGAATTTTAAACATCAAGAAAAAGGATTTGTCACTTTCGACTAAGTCAGTTACTATTAGCGATTTTAAAACAAAGAGCACATATACTGGATTTTTAATCAAAAGAGCATTAGAAATGATAAATCAAATTTATACCACCATATCTCCTAACGACTTTTTAGTAAATAAACCCAAAGCCACTATTCAAAATGTTTTACAACCACTTTTAAATAAGCTTTTTAATCAAAATTTAGATATAAGCGACGCAACCAATAGAGTAGTTATTCATACCCTTAGGCATACGTTCGCTTCGCATCTTGCTATAAAAGGCACTCCGATACTAACGATAAAAAAGCTAATGAACCACTCGGATATCAATCATACTCTAAGATACGCGAAACTAATGCCAGATAGCGGACGAGAGATGGTGGAGATGTTGTATGAGTAATTTTATATCAAGTTGTTTATTCAGCAATAAGCATATAAAACAAACTGCATTTTATATCATATATGGTATAATATAGTTTAGTTATACGAAAAAGGGTTGCGATGTGGAGCATAGAGTTTGCAAGCGAAGCTATAAAAGATGAGTTCTTAGAACTGCCGACTGGGCTCAGACAAAGAGGCTATAAAATGTTCGAGCTTCTAGAGGCCAGAGGCAATACTATGGGGGAGCCGTACACCAAAAGCCTAAAGGACGGACTATTTGAGATACGTATAAAGTCTGATGAAGGAATAGCTAGAAGCATATATTGTTATGAAATCGGCAAAAGAATAATAATCCTACTAACTTTTGTTAAAAAAACACAAAAGACGCCTAAAAGTATACTAAATTTGGCAGAACAAAGATTAAAGGAGTTTAAAGATGAGAACCGTTAATTTTAGAGAAGTTTTAAAAGAGGAGATAAAAAATCCGGAATTTAAAGCGCAATACGATGCGCTGGAGGACGAATATAAAGCCATAGAAGCTTTGATAGACGCTAGAAACGAGGCTGGACTAACTCAAAGCGAGGTAGCTAAAAGGATGGGCATAACCCAGTCTGCCGTAGCTAGAATAGAAAGCGGAGCGTATAATATCAAGTATAAAACATTCTTTAACTACATAAAAGCTTGCGGTAAAAGAGTGGCTATATTGTGAGTAAATATTTACAGTCAGTCAAACTAACTCTAAAAACTAGTCAATAAATTTAGCTACTACTCAAAACGTACTATAGTAGCTCTTAAATAAGCTTTTTAATAAAATTATGATTATTTTATCTTAATTAGAATAATTTGAATGGTTTGAAAATTTGCATGACATAATTAATCATTAATACCTAACTTCTCAAACCACCCATTTCTTTTTAGAGTCTCACATCTTTGCTCAAAGTGCCTCATCATCACTTCTGAAAGCGTAGTTTTAGCCTTTATATTTATCCTTTTGTCCTCAGCATTAGCTCTATCTTTTTTGTAAAAATCCAACCCGTCAAGCTCTTCTAGTTTTTTGATATACTTGGGCATCTTTTTTATGTAGATTTCTACTATATTTTTAGCCGACTTATTAAACTTAGCTCTATCAACCTTGGCTCTTTTTACTATTTCCATAAAGTCGTTATATCTTATATTTGTCTGCTTGCCATTTATACTTAAATGCGACTCGTAATTTTTGATACCCTCGTAAAAGCCAGTACAAGCAATATCATAAAGAGGGGCTAGCAAAATTTTGCCATTATCGTAAATAACCGATATGTTTTTCGTATGCATATCCTCGTGTCTAATAAGAAACGAGTAAAAATAATACTCAATCATTCTAAGTCTATCATCACTGTTTGGCAGTATCTTAGCCGTCATATCAAATAGCTTCTCGGATGAGGCTTTATATTTACTCTCACTACTTAACCCCATAAAAGTAGAAAACTCTTTTCGTTGAAATTTATAAGCGCCGATCCTATCAAAATACTTGATAAAGTAGTGATACTCTTTATCCTGCTCTCTTTTAAACACTCCGCTCATAGGCACATCAAAGCCTAACTCGTTTTTTGCAAAGCTCATATGTAAATGCTCGTTTATAGCAATATGTGGGAAGTAATATTCGCTGTTTTCATCGGCTTTTAGTGTATCGTATGGCTTGATAAAAAACTTCGCATTATCTTCATTTTTAGCCACTCGTATTGTATTATCCTTTACTACTACTTGAAGTTTATGCTGATAGCCTGATAAACTCATAGTTCTTACATGCTTTATCTCTTCGCTATCGCTCATAAATTTACTTGGGAAAAGCGATACATCATCTATATCCACATCGTATTTTAGGATATTAGGAAAAGTATTAGTACCTAAAATTTTATCCTTCCCGGAAAGATAACTTTGAGGCTTTACCTCGCGACTAAATTCCAAGGCACTTGGTGAAAATACAAGATCGTTCTTGCTATAGTCATTATGCAGTAGCAAGAAAAACTCTGTAGCGTTACCGGCTTTATCTATTAATATCTTTCTATCTATCCCTTCAGGCAGAGACTCTTCAAAATCTACAAAACAACTCTTGCTCATATAAATTTTAAAATCAATCGGCATCTCAAATTTAACGCCATATCTACCGCCAAGCAAAAAATCCGTATCATACACAAAGTAGTAGTTCTCATAGTCATAGCCTAAATAGCCTATTAAAATTTGGTTTTGATAGATAAATAGACGATACTCAAAATTAGAATACTCGTCTGAAATTTCATAAGCCGTACTTGAAGCCTGACCTACTACTCTTATTCGCTTTAGCTCGCTTAGTTTTTTTAGCTCGTTTTGGATAGTTCTTTTTGATACTCTCTGGATATATTTTTCTATCTGTGTTCTTGTAAGTAATGTATTACTATTTTTTAGAATTCTTAATATTTCTAAAGATACTTGATTCATCTTATATCCTTAATATAATCTTATATATATGCACAAGCTGCACGATAAGTATAGGGTAACTATTATTAATATATTCTTAAGCATATGCACTATTTGCACGATATAGCAATCAACAAACTAGCTTTAAAAAACGAAATCTGCACAGTTAAATAAGCATAAAATTTTACCTCATAAATATAGTTTTAGCACCATGGTGCTAAAACTTACTTAGCACTATCTAATTGATAGTGCTGTAAGGTCTTGCCAGACGGGCAATATTTTTCTTTGATAATCAAAGAAAAATATGATAAAAACCGCCTTTATTTTTATTAAAAATAACTAGGCGGTTTTTATAAAATGCGAAATTTGTTTTTATGAATATATAATAACCTTACAATATTTATTTCAATAAACCACATTGTTATAATTATTACACAGGATATAAAAATGAATAAACTTAAACCGGTAATTAGATTAAAGTCTTTTACGATTATCCTCTCGTAAAGCCCGAACTTTTATCACTCTTTGGATACAATTTCTCTAAAAAACCAAGCTACATAGTAGCTTACAGTAGTAGTTATGTAAATAAATAGGCTTGTATAAATTTAACGCGATGATGCTTTTTATCTGAAAAGTCAAATTTAAAAATCAATAAATTATTAAGATAATTCTTTAATGCGATTTTGATTAAATTATGTAAATTAAATTGATTAGGAGAAACCTGTCTTTTTATACGCACTAATAAAGACAGGTTGTGTAAATTTATTTACCACATTTGCAAGCAAGTCCTGGCAAAATATATCCTAGCGTACAAAGTATGAGTCCGTACAAGTTTATACCTAGTAGCATTGCATACTTTCCATAGCCTATTGCTATAAAATCAGGAAAAAATTTCGCATTAAAAGCATATGCTACACCTAGTCCTATTCCTAGCCAAAAACTAATATGAAATCCAAGCTTAGTAGGTTTTACGACTCCGTGCAGTAAAAATACTGGCGCAAGTCCTATTACCATTGTACCACTGATTGTTGTTGCCTTAAGTATGTCCGTGCCAACTATCATAGGTAAATTTCCAAAAACTGCAAAAAGTATCATAGAAATAATGCCCACTTTGATAGAAGTATTTGTAATAGTTTTATTTGCCATAGATGGTATATCATATCCTACAAGCTTTGAAAGACTAGAAAATGTAGAATCTAGTGTAGAGCCTGCAGCAGCTATCATAACAGCGGTCATTAAAAACATCGAACCAAATCCCATAGTCTTAGCAAGTTCGGCAGGTATATTTCCTTTTGCAGCAATCCCCTCAAGTGTCCCGTAAATACCTATAAAGCTAAATATCAAAATAGCCAAGAAACCCAAAATACCTGATATTATAAAGCTTTTAAACATAGTTTTTTCTTCACTAATAAAACCTCTATCAGTAAGTACCGGATCATGAAATGGGTAGCTAACTAACTGCAAAATAGCAACTAATAGTAGATCCACACCACCATTTAATGCCCATTTTCCAGTATTTGCCAGCTCCACTATACCGTGTTTTGGCAATATAGTCATAATAACCCAAAGAGTAGCAACTGTAAATACCAATGCTTGAATTATATCGGTTACAATCGATCCTCTTAGTCCTCCCCTAACTGAATAAATAAGCGTAAATAATGTAAATATTGATGCCGCAAGTATAAATGGTGTACTGCCACTATCACCATAGTATCCTCCAACTACCGCGGTATTGCTCCATACTTCATTAAAAAGCCTAATCAGTATTGCTATACAAAAAGCAAGGCTAGCAGCAATACCGTAATTACTAGTTAAAAACTGCACTAAGCCTGTTGCACCAAATTTTCGTCTAAGTCTAAAGATTACAAAACCTGCTATTGGTATACAAAGCCAATATGTAGCATACGCAACACCACCAACAATACCGTAACTAGCTCCTAAATTCGCAGCATTTGTCACTGATTTTGCAAAAATCCAGCTTATAAAAATACTAGTTGTCAGCAAAAACGGTGAGACCTTAGCCCCATCCACACTCTCGCCTCTAAAAAACGAACCTACGCTCCTAGCTTTTGGTGAAAAAATATACATCACTACACCATAAACGATTAAGAACCCCCAAAAAAAGGCTCCTGTATATTGCTCCATAAAATCTCCTTTTTACAATTTTATTCTATTATTTCATCTAATATTTCAATACAATCTTTTACAACACAGGGGCAAATTGTTCCAAAAAGCCCTTTTTCTTGAATTGTTTTCATCTCTTCTGGTTTGCTTAAATCGTAACCTAAAATTTCCTTACAAATTTTTGAATTCCATTTATGCTGAAATTTTTCTTTAAATTCCGATAACTTGGCTTCAAATTTCTCTTTATCCCCGCCAAATTTTGCACCCAAAATCAATACACTAGCAAGGTATGCATCACAGGTCAAAGCCTCTCTTAATCCACCACCAAGACCGGATCCTAAATTTACAGCCGCTTTTGGATCCATATTTATATCTTGCGCGTATCTTTCAAATAATATCTGAGCACAGTTTATTTGGCTAAACTTATTTGCTATTTCTGTAACTTCAAGTTTTGCTCTATTTTTCATTTTCTTCCCCTTTTGTAAAATTTAAGACTTAAAGCATTTGCTACATAATTAGTGCTTGGCGTCTCATTTACACCAGCCATTACGGTTGCAATATGCTTTATATTTTTTATGCCGTTACGCTGAAAATTCCCGGAACAAGTTGCACAATAAGTATAAACATTTGGAGTTTGCTCATCTTTTATCATCTGGCAATACCCGTTTGCTATGCTTTTTTCATTTGACTTTGCCAATCCTCCAAGCCCGCAACAATTTACATTCTTAAAACTATTTTTAACATTTGGCAAGTATTTTTTAAAACTTTCAAAGATAGGCTTTTCAATGCGTTCAGGGCAAGGATAGAACATATGCGCTTCTTCTTCTATCGTGCGGTTTAACCCAAGTTCTTCAAATTTCTCATAAATAGTTTTAAGTTTTATATCAACTTTATCCTTTAAGAAGTGGTAACAATTTGGACAGGCAAGTATCAGCGTTTCAACCTCTTTTTGCTCAAAAAGCTTGTTTAAATGATCTTTTGTATCTTCAAACTTTGTAGTTGTCTCAAAGAGAGGCTTTCCACAACAATCAATACTAAAATCAATCCCTAAAGGCTCAAAAATTTCAATAATTTTACGAGTTGTTCTTGGTAAAAAAGCGGGGAAATTACATCCAAAAAACATAAGCTCACGACTCTTTTTTAGTGAATTGTTTGCATAAATATATGGTGATTTTAAAAATTTAAGATACTTAAAAGGCTTGGGATTTTTAGCACGCAAATTTAGTGCTATCTCGTTGCCGCTAATGTCTTTTGGGCATACTGCATAGCATTTATCACACAAAAAGCAATTATATGCCAAATCATCACGTTTTGAAAAATCTAGCAAATTTATATCATATTTTTCTAAAAATTCGCAGTGTTTAGTGCAAGCTGAGCAGTCTATGCAAAGCTCAGGCGGATTTTTAGTATTTTTTTGCGATCTCATCTATGCTAATTCCTTTTTTAAATTGGTACTGTAAAATTTGCATTTTTATTATAGTTTTTAAAATACCTTCCTTTTTAAACTTTCTAGCACTTGTTGTAATGAATTTTGAAAGCTGGTAGAAGCTTAAACCCTGTTTTCTAGCCCTAATACTAAATTCTAAATCTTCCATTAAGGCTATCTCCTTAAATCCGCCAAGCTCGTCAAATAAGGACTTACTAATAAAAATACCTTGATCTCCAAAGGCTATATTTTTAAATTTTACTCGTAAATTTGAAAAGAACGAGATAATAGATAATATAATACCACTATCATCAAATTTCATCTTAAAACAACCCAGCTTACAATGGTCCAAGGCTTTTGCGGCTTTAATAATAGCATCGCTATCCTCAAAGCTACTATCAACATGTAAAAACAAAATTTTTTCAAATTTAGATTCTCTAACGCCTAAATTTTGCTGAATGCCGCGTCCTTTCAAAGATGGAATAACTTTAAACATCTTGCTTTTATAAATAAATTTACTAGCATCTACAAATATAACCTCAAATTCACCCTCTTGTTTGTTTAGCTCCTGCTCGAATCTCTTTATATTTTCAATGCTCTCATTATAAATCGGCACTATTACCGAAATCATTGCTCTTAATCCTTTTTATCCACCTTGCTCCAAAGCTTGAAACAAATACTAAAATAACCATTAGAATTAGTGCTATGGTAAATTCATTTGAATGCACATCAAGCATCTTCTCGCCCAAATTAACCATTATAAATGTAGCAGGCACAATGCCCACAAATGTAGCCAACATATACTCTTTTAGCTCTACATTCATAAGACCACATGCATAGTTTAAGGCATTATAAGGCACCAATGGCATAAGTCGCAAAATTAAAATCAAACTAAATTTACTTGATTGTCTGGCAAGGGCTTTTAAAGCTTTGCTTTGTGAATATTCAAAAAGATTCTTTACAGCATTAAACCCTAAAATTCGTGCAATATAAAACATCAAAATAGAGTTGATCATTGCTCCTAAGATAGTATACAGACTACCCATCAATAACCCAAATGCGGCTCCTGCAACTACTGCCAATATAGGTACAGGGAAGAAAAATATAGGCAAGATTGCAAAACATAATATATAAAGCAATGGGGCAAAAATTTTATGCTCGCCTATGAATATCTTAAGTTCGCTTATTCCTATACGATCTATAAAATATAAAGTGCCAGAAATTATAGTTACAAACAAAATAGGCTTAAGAAATTTTAGCAGCAACCTCTTCCTTTTTTGCTTTTCGTTCTGTCATAATTTTTTTAACAACATAAACTACAATAGAAAAAGCAAACAGTAAAGTAAGTCCTATAAACAAAATTTTACCTCCACCCATTAAACTTCCACCAAAATATGAGTAAACAATAGTTGCCGGTAGCTGCCCGATACCTGTAGCCCAAAAGAAGCTCCAAAATCTAATCGAAGTAAGACCTGCTGCGTAACTGACCAGATCAAAGCTTACAAAAGGTAGTAGTCGACACACCATGATTGTGTGTTTTCCATATTTGATAAAAAACTCATCTGTTGCTTCAAGTGCTTTTTTGCCTGTAATCTTCTCTACAACATCTCTGCCTAGAATACGTGCGATATAAAAACAAAGAACCGCACCAGCCATAGCCGAACTCCATGAAAGCACAGCACCCCAAACCCATCCAAATATCATAGCATTTGAAAGAGTAATAAGAAAGGCAGGGACTGGCGCCATAATACTTTGAAGCACCATTAAAAAGAAACTTACGCAAGCAGCAGTAGTTTTATCAAAGCTTTGCAAGTAGTGAAAAACTTCGTTTAGGTCAAATTTACTGAGCATCACTACAGAATCGGTAATTTGTTTATTTACCGCGGGAATAAACAAATACGCAATTGCAATCACAAATGCAACTAACAAGAGTATAATCTGCGATCTTTTCATAGGATATCCTTTAAAAACTTCGAATGTAAAATCGACAAAAACTTGTCGCTAAGATATTCATTGATCTTTTTATAAGTAGTTTGATTTTTGATAGCTCGGCTACCTTGATATTCAACATAGGCCATTGCACACCAACTAAGACCTCGCAAGAAAGTCATACCTAGATACTCGTTAAATTTAGCTCTATCAACAGGCAAAATACGCTCATACTTATCTAGAAAATTTTGCATTTCCTCCAAATCAAGTATGACATCAGTCTTCCAAAATGTAGTGGTTGGGGCTAGAAAGTGGGCCAAATCCTGCTCTTTTTCTCCAATTATAGGTTTTTCCCAGTCTATGATATAGGATTTTTTGCCTTCGTTTATTAAGAAATTTCCTGAATTTAGCTCAGTGTTTATTATACAAGGATCTTTTATCTCACGATCTAGATTAAACCATTTTAATACTTTAATTAATGCTTGCAAAAATTCGCTTACATTTTGTTTTTTAAAATTTGAGTTAAGATAAATGCTAGACATCTTTTCGCACTCATCCATCATTACTTGTAAAGGTCTTTGTGCGATTATAAAGCTATGCTTGGGCGGAATTTTAACAGAGTGAATTTTAGCTAGCATACTAGATGCGATATCCAAATCACTATCATATCTTAAAGGACGACCCGGCAAAAACTGCATACTCATCGCCCCTCGCGGCAAAAACAGATTTGGCGGAAAATATCTAATAGGCTTTGGCGTTACATCTGAAATTTCTAAAATTTTAAGAGCATCATATTCGTACTTAATCTGGTTTTTTAAACCAATTTGCGATTTAGTATTTATACGAAATACAAAATTTTCACCTGATTTTTTAAATTTATAGTTTATATTGTATTCGCCGCTTGCCAAATGCTTTACTGTTTTAACTCCTAAAATATATGCAAAAATATCCTCTTTGGTGTCTATGTCTCGCAAAGCTTTCGTTTTGCAAGTTTTAATTCCAAGCTCTACAAATTTACTGCATATTCCATAATAAACAGTGTTTCTAACACTATAGTTGGAGCTAAAAATATCATACATATTTTTAATATTTACATCTTGTAGCCCAAGCAAGCAATACCCTCCGTCAAAGGTTGGTGTAATTACAGCATTGTTTTGAGCAAGCAAATCAAAACATCTACTTATATGCTTAGCACTAATATCTACAATGTCACTTCCGATAAGTAAAATTTTTTTAAATCCCAACGATCTTATTTGCTTAAAAGCATTTAACATTTTTTGGGCTAAATCATCGCCGCTTTGAGGATAAAATTCATACTCGCTTTTTAGCAAGTTATATAAAATTTCTTTTTTATCTTCAGGTGTGTAAAATACGAATATTTGAGTATTTTTTAGCTTTTTTAACTCTTCGTTTATATCTAATATTAGTTTTTTATGAAGTTTTACGGTTTGGCTTGGAGTTAAAAAGTCAAGTAGTCTAGTTTTAGTGCGTTTTGGTAATGGAACTCTAGTAAAAAATATTAGTGCTTTTTCGGTATTCATGGCTTATATTTACCAAAACTTACAAATAACACTATTATATTTACTATAGTCAAAATAGTTAAAAATCCATATCTAATCTGCCCTATACTTAAAAAATCTAAATAACTCTCTTTGATATTAAAAAATATTAGATTTGGCTTGTTCAGCCAAAATATGAGCAAAAACAATAAAACTTCACTAAATATAATGGCAGAAATATTTAAACGTTTTGCAAAAACTCCGTAAATTAGACCCATTAAAGCAAATCCAACAACTACATATCGATTATGCACTCTCATTTCAAGCCATATCGACATTGAGATGAGTAGTGTTGCGGTAAGCCCTAAAAGCAAACCGCAAAACGCATAATATGAAATTTTATAAACTTTCACTAATTGGCAACTTTAAAGCTAATGGATACAGGTGTACCATCTTTTGGAAGAACGTTTTTTATTCCTCTAAACTCTACCTCTTTTTTATTTTCAACCGCCCCATAAGTATATGAGT
This Campylobacter sp. RM16192 DNA region includes the following protein-coding sequences:
- a CDS encoding heterodisulfide reductase-related iron-sulfur binding cluster gives rise to the protein MRSQKNTKNPPELCIDCSACTKHCEFLEKYDINLLDFSKRDDLAYNCFLCDKCYAVCPKDISGNEIALNLRAKNPKPFKYLKFLKSPYIYANNSLKKSRELMFFGCNFPAFLPRTTRKIIEIFEPLGIDFSIDCCGKPLFETTTKFEDTKDHLNKLFEQKEVETLILACPNCYHFLKDKVDIKLKTIYEKFEELGLNRTIEEEAHMFYPCPERIEKPIFESFKKYLPNVKNSFKNVNCCGLGGLAKSNEKSIANGYCQMIKDEQTPNVYTYCATCSGNFQRNGIKNIKHIATVMAGVNETPSTNYVANALSLKFYKRGRK
- a CDS encoding TIGR04283 family arsenosugar biosynthesis glycosyltransferase yields the protein MISVIVPIYNESIENIKRFEQELNKQEGEFEVIFVDASKFIYKSKMFKVIPSLKGRGIQQNLGVRESKFEKILFLHVDSSFEDSDAIIKAAKALDHCKLGCFKMKFDDSGIILSIISFFSNLRVKFKNIAFGDQGIFISKSLFDELGGFKEIALMEDLEFSIRARKQGLSFYQLSKFITTSARKFKKEGILKTIIKMQILQYQFKKGISIDEIAKKY
- a CDS encoding TVP38/TMEM64 family protein, whose translation is MLLKFLKPILFVTIISGTLYFIDRIGISELKIFIGEHKIFAPLLYILCFAILPIFFFPVPILAVVAGAAFGLLMGSLYTILGAMINSILMFYIARILGFNAVKNLFEYSQSKALKALARQSSKFSLILILRLMPLVPYNALNYACGLMNVELKEYMLATFVGIVPATFIMVNLGEKMLDVHSNEFTIALILMVILVFVSSFGARWIKRIKSNDFGNSADL
- a CDS encoding TVP38/TMEM64 family protein, yielding MKRSQIILLLVAFVIAIAYLFIPAVNKQITDSVVMLSKFDLNEVFHYLQSFDKTTAACVSFFLMVLQSIMAPVPAFLITLSNAMIFGWVWGAVLSWSSAMAGAVLCFYIARILGRDVVEKITGKKALEATDEFFIKYGKHTIMVCRLLPFVSFDLVSYAAGLTSIRFWSFFWATGIGQLPATIVYSYFGGSLMGGGKILFIGLTLLFAFSIVVYVVKKIMTERKAKKEEVAAKIS
- a CDS encoding TIGR04282 family arsenosugar biosynthesis glycosyltransferase, which gives rise to MNTEKALIFFTRVPLPKRTKTRLLDFLTPSQTVKLHKKLILDINEELKKLKNTQIFVFYTPEDKKEILYNLLKSEYEFYPQSGDDLAQKMLNAFKQIRSLGFKKILLIGSDIVDISAKHISRCFDLLAQNNAVITPTFDGGYCLLGLQDVNIKNMYDIFSSNYSVRNTVYYGICSKFVELGIKTCKTKALRDIDTKEDIFAYILGVKTVKHLASGEYNINYKFKKSGENFVFRINTKSQIGLKNQIKYEYDALKILEISDVTPKPIRYFPPNLFLPRGAMSMQFLPGRPLRYDSDLDIASSMLAKIHSVKIPPKHSFIIAQRPLQVMMDECEKMSSIYLNSNFKKQNVSEFLQALIKVLKWFNLDREIKDPCIINTELNSGNFLINEGKKSYIIDWEKPIIGEKEQDLAHFLAPTTTFWKTDVILDLEEMQNFLDKYERILPVDRAKFNEYLGMTFLRGLSWCAMAYVEYQGSRAIKNQTTYKKINEYLSDKFLSILHSKFLKDIL